One segment of Chthonomonas sp. DNA contains the following:
- a CDS encoding HAMP domain-containing histidine kinase, translating into MVLILGIPLLIASVQGLLLVSEQSNLQERKSVAKRAFNRLARDLQGSNPRSRIAELYDQSGLDTLGAGAALVDRSGNVLWESRHRSPGNERRGTQQQVLDEGILLFVMPEKQSSDNLKRLAFAITGLGLIAYGAGAWFLVGATLKPISKLVSRVNGARTDPNLAVSTPSTDREVVNLVDTLNSLIQDLRTESEERIKSYASLSHELRTPIHSLLLKLDLALGSEQNKDELEATLVEVQKQVYRLKNLTEAVLTLQGLSQTLSNVTREPVDVRKIIDEIAVDLRPLMELKETTLDVQTPNGFCLTAPREHLVLLLRNLLENAVKHSPSGSIISMASSESEPGYVLRFTNPSNGNTHLAGNGLGLRICREVARVNGWQLEASEDSGKFRACLTLNAL; encoded by the coding sequence TTGGTTCTGATCCTTGGGATTCCCCTTCTGATTGCGTCAGTGCAAGGGCTACTCTTGGTTTCGGAACAAAGCAATCTGCAAGAGCGAAAATCGGTTGCTAAGCGCGCCTTCAATCGGCTTGCGAGGGATTTGCAGGGTTCGAACCCTCGTTCACGAATCGCCGAGCTCTATGATCAGAGCGGCCTTGATACCCTAGGTGCGGGTGCTGCTTTAGTTGACCGGTCGGGCAACGTCCTCTGGGAGTCCAGGCACCGCTCCCCCGGCAACGAGCGGAGAGGTACTCAACAGCAGGTTCTCGACGAGGGAATCCTGCTCTTCGTCATGCCCGAAAAGCAGTCGTCGGACAATCTCAAGCGGCTAGCATTCGCCATCACCGGGCTGGGGCTGATCGCTTATGGCGCAGGGGCGTGGTTCCTCGTGGGAGCAACGCTCAAGCCGATTTCAAAGCTGGTAAGTCGAGTGAACGGAGCTAGAACCGACCCGAACCTTGCTGTTTCCACGCCATCAACAGACCGCGAAGTCGTTAACTTGGTTGACACCCTCAACTCGCTTATCCAAGATTTGAGGACTGAGAGCGAAGAGAGGATCAAAAGCTACGCGTCGCTCTCCCATGAGTTGCGAACGCCGATCCACTCCTTGCTCCTAAAGCTTGACTTGGCTCTGGGAAGCGAACAGAACAAGGATGAACTAGAGGCCACGCTGGTTGAGGTTCAAAAGCAGGTCTATCGGCTCAAGAACCTGACCGAAGCTGTCTTGACACTCCAGGGGCTCTCCCAAACTCTTTCAAATGTTACGCGCGAACCCGTTGATGTTAGGAAAATCATCGACGAGATTGCGGTCGATCTACGGCCCTTGATGGAACTGAAAGAGACCACGCTCGATGTCCAGACTCCCAACGGATTTTGCCTAACAGCGCCAAGAGAACATCTCGTTCTTCTATTGCGGAATCTACTGGAGAATGCCGTCAAACACTCTCCTTCGGGATCAATTATCTCAATGGCTAGTAGCGAAAGTGAACCTGGTTATGTCTTGCGATTCACCAATCCCTCAAATGGCAACACGCACTTAGCGGGCAACGGTCTTGGGCTCCGCATCTGCCGCGAGGTGGCCAGGGTCAATGGCTGGCAGTTAGAAGCTTCCGAGGACTCCGGGAAGTTCCGCGCGTGCCTAACATTGAACGCACTTTGA
- a CDS encoding metallophosphoesterase, whose product MRISVLSGILLGAASITAFTMQGRQDGGQRQGPPAPIYRTEVPVSELDVIAGATTDNSIILSIRGKSEPTPALVIREGGKTIPCPKVTLSGGKAVEVSVKDLKAGTTYEYTLTQGASKVEGRFTTARKTGQDFTFAIQADSHLDGNTDLKVLERTLDNIVKDKPDFLVDLGDTFMVDKYPNFKDAAKQYDAQRYWFSRMGSQMSVFLCLGNHDGEVGWPGRGGEDMASWAREQREAIFPVIRPNDFYSGAPKKGLWYSWNWGDATFIILDPFVATTRKTRGDEDGWNWTLGKEQFDWFAKTLKESKAKFKFVFIHHLVGGFGGAEARGGVEAADRFEWGNKEEFPAQRKGWAEPIHALMVKYGVTAMFHGHDHLYVRQEKDGVVYLEVPQPGHPRDNAIGSAEKYGYKSGTILGSSGHIRVTVGPNAAKLDYVKSLSGSENGKVVDSVEVKAK is encoded by the coding sequence ATGAGGATTTCAGTTCTCAGCGGAATTCTCCTCGGAGCGGCATCGATCACTGCCTTTACCATGCAGGGGCGGCAAGATGGAGGTCAGCGGCAAGGTCCGCCAGCTCCGATCTACCGGACAGAAGTTCCGGTCAGCGAACTCGATGTTATCGCCGGAGCAACCACCGACAACAGCATCATCTTGAGTATTCGTGGCAAAAGCGAACCAACTCCCGCGCTAGTTATTCGTGAGGGCGGTAAGACTATCCCTTGCCCCAAAGTCACCCTGTCCGGTGGGAAAGCGGTCGAAGTTTCGGTGAAGGACCTCAAAGCAGGAACGACCTATGAATACACCCTGACTCAAGGAGCGTCGAAGGTTGAAGGGCGGTTTACGACGGCTCGGAAGACTGGGCAAGATTTCACATTTGCCATTCAAGCCGACAGTCATCTGGATGGGAACACTGACCTGAAAGTGCTGGAGCGAACCCTCGACAACATCGTCAAAGACAAGCCGGACTTTCTTGTCGATCTCGGCGACACCTTCATGGTGGACAAGTATCCGAACTTCAAGGATGCGGCCAAGCAATACGACGCCCAGCGCTACTGGTTTTCCCGCATGGGATCGCAGATGTCGGTCTTTCTGTGCCTTGGCAATCACGACGGTGAAGTCGGCTGGCCGGGACGCGGCGGCGAAGACATGGCATCATGGGCTCGAGAGCAACGGGAAGCGATCTTCCCCGTGATTCGCCCGAACGATTTCTACTCCGGTGCTCCCAAGAAGGGCCTCTGGTATTCGTGGAATTGGGGCGACGCGACGTTCATCATCCTCGATCCATTCGTTGCCACCACCAGAAAAACCCGAGGTGATGAGGATGGTTGGAACTGGACGCTGGGAAAAGAACAGTTCGATTGGTTCGCCAAGACGCTCAAAGAATCAAAGGCGAAGTTTAAGTTCGTTTTCATCCACCACCTTGTGGGTGGCTTTGGGGGTGCAGAAGCCCGGGGCGGTGTCGAGGCCGCAGACCGCTTCGAGTGGGGCAACAAGGAGGAGTTCCCTGCTCAACGCAAAGGTTGGGCTGAGCCCATTCATGCCCTGATGGTCAAGTACGGCGTGACCGCCATGTTCCACGGGCATGACCACCTCTACGTTCGCCAGGAGAAGGATGGGGTGGTGTATCTCGAGGTTCCTCAGCCTGGCCATCCTAGGGACAACGCGATTGGGAGTGCTGAGAAGTATGGTTACAAGTCCGGAACTATTCTGGGAAGCTCGGGCCATATCCGGGTAACCGTCGGGCCAAATGCTGCCAAGCTGGATTACGTCAAATCGCTTTCAGGGTCGGAGAACGGCAAAGTTGTGGATAGCGTGGAGGTTAAGGCGAAGTGA
- a CDS encoding nitroreductase: protein MTTASGITVLSGATLFDIRPWLDYDGPAKRSRTILLGSDDLQAQMRKIVHYATLAASSHNSQPWKFTVKQKTIEVHPDYSRRLPVVDPNDRELWMSLGCALENLIIGASATGFSCHVTYPDSADYIAVSLTDDTAVSSALVDAIALRQNTRSAYDGKKVPSKDVDQLQSIPLEPGIGLSWILDDSVLKTTADYVGQGNLIQWADHAFVDELISWLRFNKREALDTYDGLFTSCSGNPVLPGWLGRLFVSKTKPSNQSEADVSKLLGSSGAVVITSSTSEDRTQWVRTGQVYERLALKMTSLNIKSALLNQPIETTSLRPQLQSALGLGKSAAELLLRFGYAASTPVSLRRPVEQVLFEA from the coding sequence ATGACGACAGCAAGCGGAATCACGGTTCTGAGTGGCGCAACACTCTTTGATATACGGCCGTGGCTCGACTATGACGGCCCCGCAAAGCGGTCTCGTACCATTCTCCTGGGCAGCGATGACTTGCAAGCTCAGATGCGGAAGATTGTCCATTACGCAACGTTGGCAGCTAGTAGCCACAATTCGCAACCTTGGAAGTTCACGGTCAAACAAAAAACCATCGAAGTTCATCCTGATTACAGCAGGCGTCTTCCAGTTGTTGATCCAAATGATAGGGAACTCTGGATGAGCCTGGGCTGTGCCCTTGAAAACCTCATCATTGGCGCAAGTGCAACAGGATTTTCTTGCCATGTGACTTATCCAGATTCCGCGGACTATATCGCAGTTAGTCTCACTGACGATACAGCCGTCTCGAGTGCCTTGGTAGATGCTATTGCCCTGCGTCAAAACACACGGTCTGCTTACGACGGCAAGAAGGTGCCATCGAAGGATGTTGACCAGTTGCAGTCGATTCCCTTAGAACCTGGGATTGGACTATCTTGGATACTAGATGATTCGGTCTTGAAAACCACAGCAGACTATGTTGGCCAAGGAAACCTAATCCAATGGGCTGACCATGCTTTCGTTGATGAATTGATCAGTTGGTTACGATTCAACAAACGTGAAGCCTTAGATACGTACGACGGTCTTTTCACGAGTTGTTCAGGAAACCCAGTGTTGCCTGGATGGCTAGGACGGCTATTTGTATCCAAGACGAAACCGTCAAACCAATCGGAAGCAGACGTCAGCAAGCTCCTTGGCTCGTCTGGAGCTGTCGTCATCACGTCGTCGACGTCCGAAGACAGAACACAATGGGTACGGACCGGTCAGGTGTACGAGCGTCTCGCTCTGAAGATGACCTCACTGAATATCAAGTCTGCGTTACTCAACCAGCCAATCGAAACGACTTCGTTGCGGCCGCAACTTCAATCGGCGCTTGGGCTCGGGAAGAGCGCTGCAGAACTACTGTTGCGTTTTGGTTATGCTGCCTCGACGCCAGTTTCTCTTAGACGCCCGGTTGAGCAAGTGTTATTCGAAGCCTAG
- a CDS encoding HupE/UreJ family protein, with translation MIRAVMLALIALLGQIASAHDLDLTLIKVNRGQTSSTIQVITPLSRLVHTARLGDHPSAPALDMAVRERLRFGADTPAQLNANSQSDTLTWSVVVEHQPKFSSRFDESTPSAQTIVATYENGALKSEVVLEAEKPLPTVTGMLGTGIHHILSGLDHILFVLGLALLGGGWKTILKVLTAFTVAHSVTLCAAATGLIHGNSRIVEPVIAISIVTLAIECMRQSKKPGDDNLRLRIAIAFGFGLIHGFGFAGGLIGLGLQGNQLVRNLLSFSVGIELGQIAILVPGLLLLVLVSRAGKERAHMFSLATSVCVGMIGCFWFVERVL, from the coding sequence GTGATCCGTGCTGTCATGCTCGCCTTAATCGCATTACTCGGGCAGATTGCTTCAGCCCACGATCTGGATTTGACGCTGATCAAGGTGAACCGAGGGCAGACCAGCTCAACGATTCAAGTCATCACGCCCCTCAGTCGGCTGGTTCATACCGCTCGTTTGGGAGATCATCCATCCGCCCCGGCTTTGGACATGGCGGTTCGAGAACGGTTGAGATTCGGGGCAGATACTCCGGCCCAACTGAACGCCAACAGTCAATCCGACACTCTGACCTGGTCTGTTGTAGTGGAGCACCAACCCAAGTTCAGTAGCAGATTTGATGAGTCCACGCCATCAGCCCAAACTATTGTCGCAACCTACGAGAACGGTGCTCTGAAGTCCGAAGTTGTGCTCGAAGCAGAGAAACCACTGCCCACGGTCACAGGCATGCTTGGAACCGGCATCCACCACATCCTTTCGGGACTGGATCACATCTTGTTCGTGCTCGGCCTTGCCTTGCTCGGCGGCGGTTGGAAAACCATCCTCAAGGTGCTGACGGCATTCACAGTAGCCCACTCGGTCACTTTATGCGCTGCTGCAACGGGATTGATTCACGGAAACTCCCGGATTGTAGAACCGGTGATCGCCATCTCTATTGTCACTTTAGCAATCGAATGTATGAGGCAATCAAAGAAGCCGGGCGACGACAACCTCCGGCTGAGGATAGCCATCGCTTTCGGGTTTGGGCTTATCCACGGATTCGGATTTGCCGGAGGATTGATCGGGCTTGGGCTCCAAGGCAATCAGCTGGTGCGAAACCTCCTGTCGTTTAGCGTAGGCATCGAACTCGGACAGATTGCCATTCTCGTACCAGGGTTGCTGCTCCTGGTTCTGGTGTCGAGAGCGGGCAAAGAGCGAGCGCATATGTTCTCATTGGCTACCTCCGTCTGCGTCGGCATGATCGGATGCTTCTGGTTTGTGGAGCGTGTTCTTTGA
- a CDS encoding YHYH protein, which translates to MIKINSFPTLVTALFVGSGVAGAIYAQDAKARAAEVDKSFSPFAPGVKTRSDDKNFYVESNGLPDHEMMTGITAWQQQVPLPQKYTGTNAWLFPLFPVPAKEPMSAKTNFFRGAIAIAANGVPIFNPIKNDGRTDTFLAGELDKWGGHSGRGDDYHYHIPPLILQQKLGKSLPVAYALDGYAIYGLTEPDGTVPKDLDSFNGHETRKLGYHYHATKTYPYLNGGFHGEVVERGGQVDPQPRATSPREATSPLRGAIITGFTTLEKGKRYSLTYTIDGQTSKVNYQINADGSVKFDFVDPSGNVKSETYKGRAERGGGGGQGRQGEQGRGGQLGPPPGPRKPWFVDHAKGLDANKDGEVSKAEVTDQCKEAFKGYAGTSDSIKVGDLPNLRTVRNEIGGFMKVHAKELDQNGDGKITEKETIDTMLRMFDKQDRNGDGKLSGTELEG; encoded by the coding sequence ATGATCAAGATCAACTCATTCCCAACCCTCGTGACGGCCCTTTTCGTAGGCTCAGGCGTCGCCGGAGCCATATATGCCCAGGATGCGAAGGCACGGGCGGCGGAAGTGGACAAGTCCTTTTCGCCATTCGCACCCGGTGTGAAGACTCGCTCCGATGACAAGAACTTCTACGTGGAATCCAACGGCCTGCCCGACCACGAGATGATGACGGGAATCACCGCCTGGCAACAGCAAGTTCCGCTTCCTCAAAAGTACACCGGAACCAACGCCTGGCTGTTTCCACTCTTCCCGGTTCCCGCAAAAGAGCCGATGAGCGCGAAGACGAACTTCTTCCGTGGAGCCATCGCTATTGCGGCCAACGGAGTGCCGATCTTCAACCCGATCAAGAACGACGGTCGCACGGATACATTCCTCGCAGGAGAGCTTGACAAGTGGGGCGGGCATAGCGGTCGAGGGGACGACTATCACTATCACATCCCGCCGCTAATCTTGCAGCAAAAACTCGGGAAGTCACTTCCGGTTGCTTACGCGCTCGATGGATACGCGATCTACGGGCTTACTGAGCCTGATGGGACGGTTCCCAAGGACTTGGACAGTTTCAACGGTCACGAGACTCGCAAACTCGGATATCACTACCACGCGACGAAGACGTATCCGTACCTCAACGGAGGCTTCCATGGCGAAGTAGTCGAAAGGGGTGGGCAGGTCGATCCCCAGCCTAGAGCGACCAGTCCCCGCGAAGCGACATCCCCTTTGCGTGGAGCAATAATCACTGGCTTCACTACTCTTGAAAAGGGAAAGAGGTACTCGCTGACCTACACGATTGACGGTCAGACAAGCAAGGTCAACTACCAAATCAACGCCGATGGCAGCGTGAAGTTCGACTTCGTTGATCCGTCAGGCAACGTCAAATCCGAGACTTACAAAGGTCGAGCTGAACGTGGCGGAGGCGGGGGGCAAGGGCGTCAAGGTGAACAGGGGCGCGGAGGCCAACTCGGACCGCCACCCGGACCGCGTAAGCCGTGGTTTGTCGACCACGCGAAGGGTCTTGATGCCAACAAGGACGGAGAAGTCTCTAAGGCAGAAGTCACCGATCAATGCAAAGAGGCGTTCAAGGGTTACGCGGGCACATCGGATTCCATCAAGGTAGGAGACCTGCCCAACCTGCGCACAGTTCGGAATGAGATCGGCGGGTTCATGAAGGTACATGCAAAGGAGCTGGATCAGAACGGCGACGGGAAGATCACCGAAAAGGAGACTATCGACACGATGCTCCGCATGTTCGACAAGCAAGACAGGAATGGAGACGGAAAGCTATCGGGAACGGAGTTGGAAGGATGA
- a CDS encoding response regulator transcription factor → MKILVVEDEVSVCQSLATALSADGFEVEVTTTGTQGLARATSTAYDLILLDIMLPGVDGLAICRELRAQGNLVPIIFLTARGELQHKVAGLDAGADDYLPKPFEVAELLARVRANLRRTAAPATTLTVGSITLDQIARTVLVKDQVVDLSPTEFALLEHLMLGKGRTVSRASIMQKVWKQDFYDDKVIDVYVSGLRKKLGASGKLILTDRGVGYRIQESPKKC, encoded by the coding sequence GTGAAGATTCTGGTCGTCGAGGATGAGGTAAGCGTATGTCAGTCGTTGGCAACCGCGCTGTCTGCCGACGGATTCGAGGTGGAAGTCACCACGACTGGGACTCAAGGGCTCGCTCGAGCAACCTCGACCGCCTATGACCTGATCCTTCTCGACATCATGCTGCCGGGGGTCGATGGCTTAGCAATCTGCCGAGAACTCCGTGCCCAGGGCAACCTCGTTCCGATCATCTTCCTCACTGCCCGTGGCGAACTCCAGCACAAAGTAGCTGGCCTGGATGCCGGAGCGGACGATTACCTTCCGAAGCCATTTGAGGTTGCAGAACTCCTCGCTCGGGTTCGAGCAAACCTCCGGCGTACCGCGGCTCCAGCCACGACACTCACGGTCGGCTCAATCACCTTGGATCAGATTGCGCGAACGGTGCTTGTTAAAGATCAAGTAGTCGATCTATCACCTACTGAGTTTGCGCTTCTGGAACACCTCATGCTTGGGAAGGGCCGAACGGTCTCCCGCGCGAGCATCATGCAGAAGGTGTGGAAGCAAGATTTCTACGACGACAAGGTAATTGATGTCTACGTCAGCGGCTTGCGCAAGAAACTGGGGGCAAGCGGCAAACTGATCCTCACAGATCGCGGCGTGGGCTATCGAATTCAGGAGTCACCAAAGAAATGCTGA
- a CDS encoding metallophosphoesterase: MGIALLVTGGVFVQATQQEKLERRGGQNSGRSRDYPLPTKAWAEGSIIQGNVTNSSAEFAIHFKSDAEATIEYGTIGNPFPQKSPQFSLKAGVPFQTKLTGLKPSTAYSYRLRFTKAGEGASETSPTYRIQTQRKPGEEFMFFVQGDSHPERTPKMHIPALYERILLTAAAQNADLYICLGDDFSVDTLRERTKETVEGVYTKQVPYLGLVGHSAPIYLVNGNHEQAAKANLDGTPDSLGVWTQNARNRNFVQPAPDGFFSGNTEPVEYIGLLRNYFAWTWGDALFVAIDPYWHSASVVDNTAGKGPKDEGGGKRNRNLWDITLGEAQYKWLTKTLLESKAKYKFVFAHHVNGTGRGAIENATLYEWGGRDPRGGDLFKTKRPGWDLPIHQLFVKAGVSIFFQGHDHIYCKQELDGVIYQSCPCPADPTNSLINGDAYRSGEKVPGAGLVRVTVGPNQAKVDYVRAYEPAAEVDGKKHGEIAHTYSVKPKGASK, from the coding sequence TTGGGTATTGCCCTGCTGGTTACAGGCGGCGTTTTTGTACAAGCGACGCAACAAGAAAAGCTGGAACGGCGCGGCGGGCAGAACTCTGGACGCTCCAGGGACTATCCCTTGCCTACGAAGGCATGGGCTGAAGGCTCAATCATTCAAGGGAATGTGACGAACTCCTCGGCGGAGTTCGCGATCCACTTCAAGAGCGATGCAGAAGCTACGATCGAGTACGGTACAATCGGCAATCCTTTCCCTCAGAAGTCTCCCCAATTCTCCCTCAAGGCAGGAGTTCCGTTTCAAACGAAACTAACCGGCCTCAAGCCAAGCACCGCTTACTCCTATCGACTTCGCTTCACGAAAGCGGGGGAAGGTGCCTCGGAGACCAGCCCGACCTACCGAATTCAAACTCAGCGAAAGCCGGGCGAGGAATTCATGTTCTTTGTTCAGGGCGATTCTCACCCAGAGCGAACTCCCAAGATGCACATTCCAGCCCTGTACGAGCGCATCTTGTTGACTGCCGCAGCTCAAAACGCAGACCTCTACATTTGCCTCGGAGATGACTTCAGCGTTGACACTTTGCGTGAGCGAACCAAAGAGACAGTGGAAGGAGTTTATACAAAGCAGGTTCCTTATTTGGGGTTAGTTGGGCACTCCGCACCGATCTACTTGGTGAACGGGAACCACGAGCAAGCTGCAAAAGCGAACCTCGATGGGACCCCGGATAGCCTCGGAGTTTGGACGCAGAACGCCCGAAACAGAAACTTTGTCCAGCCCGCTCCAGACGGGTTCTTCTCCGGCAATACCGAGCCGGTGGAGTACATTGGTCTGCTCCGAAACTACTTCGCATGGACGTGGGGCGACGCCTTGTTCGTCGCGATTGACCCCTATTGGCATTCCGCTTCCGTAGTCGATAACACGGCTGGGAAAGGGCCAAAAGACGAAGGGGGCGGAAAGCGCAATCGAAACCTCTGGGACATCACGCTTGGCGAGGCTCAGTACAAGTGGCTTACCAAAACTTTGCTGGAAAGTAAAGCAAAGTACAAGTTCGTTTTTGCTCACCATGTGAACGGAACCGGGCGAGGCGCGATTGAAAACGCGACGCTCTACGAATGGGGCGGACGCGACCCCCGAGGCGGCGACCTCTTCAAGACCAAGCGTCCGGGTTGGGATTTGCCCATCCATCAACTCTTTGTCAAAGCGGGCGTCAGCATCTTCTTCCAAGGTCATGACCACATTTACTGCAAGCAAGAACTGGATGGCGTGATCTACCAGTCGTGCCCGTGTCCCGCTGATCCAACCAACAGCCTCATCAACGGCGACGCGTATCGCAGCGGCGAGAAAGTTCCGGGCGCGGGTCTCGTCCGAGTCACCGTCGGCCCAAATCAAGCGAAAGTGGACTATGTCCGCGCTTACGAGCCTGCCGCAGAAGTGGATGGCAAGAAGCACGGCGAAATCGCCCACACCTACTCTGTGAAACCCAAAGGAGCATCGAAATGA